DNA sequence from the Oryza brachyantha chromosome 5, ObraRS2, whole genome shotgun sequence genome:
TTAGCCTCGATCCACTTGCAGCTGCCATTTCAATGATATCTGGCACTGAGAATGTAATGGATGAAACTATAGACGTTGCAGATATTGGCGACATTCAGAATGACCCTCTTTTAAGCGAAGTATTATTGTACGAGTGCGAGAAGGAGCTCATGGAGAAATCTGCAATCGAAGAGACGATCTCTGAACTGCTGGACGTCAAGATTCCCATGCTGCAAGTCGAAGAGTTCCCCAGACAGACCGAACAAGTTCTAGGACAGGTCGTGCTTCCGGTCATGGAAAACGAGAAACCATCAGTTCCTGAATGTTCACTCCAGAAAAGTGTCAGTTTTGGGTGCCTCAACTCAGCTGAATGGGTCAATGGAGCAGCCAGGCCAAACTTCCTGGACTTCCAAGGATTGGACTTTGAGACAGCGTTTGGGTTGAGGAGGGCATACAGCGAAGGAGACATTCAGGTTTGATCATTTTCTCTTGCCGTATACAGATAGATAAGGAATTTGTTGTGACAAGAGCAGGCAATGACTGTACTGTAAAGTTGTGTACACAGCTGTCGAGAAAAGAAATGTTGAGACAGAAACCAAAACCTAAAGCATCACCTTTGGCCTTGTATTTGTGCGTGGTGCTTTACTTAAAGGCCATCAAAGCTATGACCCTAATTTTTACATGTTACTATTTCTGCCCAAAGTAACCTTTTCTTGATGATTTCATCACTGTTTTAGTTGATCTCGAACATAGCGATTCTGCACAGTAGTGCAGTGTGATTTTGTCTTTCAAGTTACTATTACATGCACGCTCCTGCATACAAAGTTGGTTTCGTAATTCTATATGTGCTGTAAGAAATTGTCTAGGTGTCAAAAGTGTGTATATCCTATACTTTCCCCCTTATTTTAGGAAGGCACCATTTGCAGCGTTGTAGGAAGTTGTGAGATTGTTTGAGTAAACATTTTCCAGAATGTAGGGAATTGTGCTTACGATGTCAATTGGCTTTTGAACAGAATCTTGGAGCCAACACTCCTCGACCTGGGAACTCAGCAAACGTTCAAGCATCTTGCGAGAGGTTTGTGACCATCAGTGATCTGAAATCTGAAGAAAGGAAGCAGAAGCTATCTAGGTACAGAAAGAAGAAGGTGAAGAGAAACTTTGGCAGGAAGATCAAGGTAAAGACTATTACCCTGTTTcttgttatttatatatatagagaaaaggaaaaacaaaaagacagAGAAATTAAAGGATATGATTAATTAGAGAAGCTGATGAATACAAGATGACTGACAGAAAGAAGCATTGTGTTTCAGTATGCTTGCAGGAAGGCTCTTGCAGACAGCCAGCCAAGAGTGCGAGGGAGGTTTGCCAAGATCGAAGAGAACGACGTGCTCAAGCCAAGGAAGTAGAGAATGTGGTGTGGTGTGCTGGACCTAAGAATAGGGAGGAATGCATCGCAGCTGCCAGTGCCGGAAGGAGCTTTTCCTTCTAGACTAGAAAGTGGAGTGGAGGAGAGGACAGGAGGAGCAAGGCCCACCTTGTACGGCGAGGCCAaggtggaagaagaagagggacGCGGCTGCAGCACTCGTCGGAATTAATTTTAGCTGCTTTTGGTCGCCTTCTACTACAAGtaactaattatattttcCCATGCATGTGTAacattagtaataaataattatgtagTATACTGTATAATACTAGTAGTTATCCTTGGGTGCGAGAAGAGCTGAAGGCCTCATGTACAAAAATGGCTTGATAGTcgtaataataacaataaactTCTGCTCCCACCCTTCAGCTGTACCCGGGTTTTTCTATTCGAGAGGGTACAACCACCACGCGCGCACACGTTCTTAACACACAGAGACACACGGAGACACTGACACCTAAAtcttttccaaaatttaaattttccacTTCtaagtttagagttgattttggttttggttttttttattatagtttatttttcgacCATAGCTTTCATCGCCAATAACATGAACATCAAAATATTAtcccaaattatttctcagaTCTCAGTGCAAGTGCAGACCCACTGAACGGGCCGCATCCCGTGTGACTACTGACGACGACTCCTTAATAAAACGTTAAAATGCCTACTCAATCAACCGTATGGAATCTTTGAAAGTAGCAACAAGAAATGGACCTCATTAGCTTCCAAAGGCTCTACTGTCTTATGATTAAGCACTACTCCTTTCCTTTTCAGAGCTAGATTGCTCCAAACAAGCAAGGCTAACAAAACAAGAAGAGAACTAGACAGCAGGCTATCATGAAGCTAAAACGGAGAAGAGACAAAAGCTTATGATaccaataataataaacaagGAAAGAAACGAAGGGAAGCGGCATCACCTGACTGAAGGCGATAGATAGTTTGATTACTCAGTGCACGCTCTACATTTGAAGGTATACAATTCTTCTTCGGGCCTTATTTGCGTCAGGTCACATGGGCATTGGCATAACCCAAAGGTCGCGATCGTACCTTTATTACACTCTTCAGTGTTCAAGAGGTAATTATGGAAAGTgaaggtgattttttttttgaaaaaaaataacaagatgATTCGCCAGTTAGTTAACCCCGTAGATCCACTTCTCCTCGTTGCTAGTGTAAGAGACCAGCTCCCTGGGTTCAAACCAGAGAGCAATCTCAGCCTTTGCTGTCTCTGGGCCATCGCTTCCATGGATTATGTTTCTGATGTTCAAGTGATGGAACGTGAGTTAGAAAGATTTACAAAGAGCACATATCGGGATTGAATTGACAGGTTCTCTGCATCTCTGTATAGATGGAAAACATGATGGATGTTGGGTAAATTAGCAGATTTTCAAGTCCTATTTCCAGTTTCCAGGCAATAGAGATCGATCCAGTGTCCTTTATTCATACCATCTATCATTTAGGTTAATGCGAGTAGGATGAAGTATACCTGCCAACAACAACAGCAAGGTCACCCCTGATGGTTCCTGGTTCGGACTTCTGTGGGTCTGTAGCACCGATCAGCTTTCTCCCGTACTTAATAACACCCTCTCCTTCCCAAACCTGCATAATGGTGGAACATATTCAATTCATGTATCATTACCCAGCTACACAGGTTAAATTTATTTGCAGAGATGAGGCATCTGCTTACCATGGCAAGTACAGGGCCAGAGCTAAGGAAGTCACACAATCCATTGAAGAAAGGTCTGTCTTTCAAATCATGATAGTGCTTCTGAGCAAATTCTTTGGATGGAACCACCAGCTTGACGGCAACAAGCTTGAATCCTTTTCTTTCAAATCGGGACAATATCTCAGAAATCTGCAGAACAGAATGGGAAGAAACGGATGGGAGAGATCGATCAGATTCCCGTAGGAAATTACAAGCATATGGAGACAGAGATTAAACAGTACAATCTAGTGTTGGGTTGCATGATTGAAATGGTTCTTTGTCGGCCTGCCATTGGTGAGGGTGTTAGATGTGTACTAGGGACCATGATTAAGAGAAGAGGACCCCAACTGTGCAGAGTTGAGGAATGGGGTCCAACCAATTGCCACAAAAGAAAGACAGAAACGAGAACAGACAAGGCAGTGTGGCAGATGTGTCTTGACATCTCAGAATATAGTACTATATGTCATGTGAATGTGATTATTAGCGTGCGCCGAGATTAGAGATGGCAACGAAAACCCGCGATCCGAGACCCGATGGATATTTACTCCATTAAGGTACGggtatgaactaaatatattactcGTGGGTAAGTAATCGGGCAAATACCTTCACCCGATGGGTACGCGGGTATGGAAACGTTCTTATGGTCCCCATACCTATTTATCCATGGGTAGTAATACCCATAAGTTTAAATGCACATCATGAcctaatatcaaattagcctagcccaattaaccaaaaccctaggtatttaaatcatccatatcttttccACCACACTATATAAATGTGTGATATCTTAAGTATGAGTGTCTATTGTAATATACTATTTGGAAACTATACAATATacaatttagattgttttaaacttttatggGTATATGGGTGACCTGATAGGTAAAGTTTACCTAAGCGAGTATAGGTCTGGGGAAATTTTCCTATCCGTGATGAGTATGGGTATGTTAATGGTACGAAATTTTGCTGGTGGGTATGGATCTAGGGTACTaatacccgatgggtatttatcCATTTCCATCTCTAACCGAGATGGTGTCAGGTATGTTACGTGTTTACTCCTGTTGTATTTGGGAGCAGTCAGTCACGCGTTGTATAGCAACATTTTATatgtagaagaagaagagagaagagaaagctCACCAGGCCCCTTTGGACGCCGTCAGGCTTGATGGCGATAAAGGTGCGCTCCATCTACATTGGCATTCCAACCAATCAATCAACCATCATGACATGACATGACATGAATTGGCAATCAAATACTACtagttaacttatatatagaacAGTGGCACAATGAAATGGAAGGGGATGTATGAGTGGAAGGCACCTCTGCAGCATGCGCCTCCTGATCCTGTAACATGTAAACTGCAGCATAAGGGAGGGGGggttagattagattagagtAGAGACAAATCGATGAATCGCATGGTGAGGTGAGGTAAGGATGATGCGAACCCGCGGCAGGGATGGCAGCGATGGTGGGGAGCCATCCGGCGGGTCCGGTGGAGGCGCCCGAGTTGTGGTAGGAGTAGGCTGTGGGGACGGTCTTCCTCCCCAGGTTGGTGAGCGTCGCCAGCGCAGCGTTCCTCCCCTCTGCGTATGTATGGATGTATGTCATTCGTtattcaaaatcaaaatcaatcaGAGTCAGTCTGGGTATCTGACCGGCGAGGACGGAggagcgcggggaggcggcggagaggagagacCTGGCGGCCTTGCACGCCGACTGGTACAGCTTGGAGGAGCtcatggcagcggcggcgggggctaGGGTTCCGGCGTGgcgagcgatcgatcgatctccactaATACTGGGAGGTGTTGTAGTAGTACTAGTGGTGGAAGATGATATGATATACAGTGGTTGGGTgtggcctcgccggcgtcgtcggtgTCGGTGGCCTCTGAGTGGCTGACGGCACGACACGTCAGCAACCCGATTGCCCTCCTCTTCTGCTTCTTTTCTTTAGTTGCGTttagttggaaaaaaaatgggagACGCGTAATACAATcgcacatttaaagtattaaacatagtctaattataaaataaatttcagattttgtctagaaaccgcgagacaaatcttttgaattcaattaatccatcattagcacatgttggtttagacttaaaaaattcgtctcacgattttctacataactgtgtaattagttttaatgtttatgtatttaGCGCTTTATTTAGACGAttcatgtttttaaaaaaagtttttagaaaacCAGTATACTCCATAAATAAAGAGAGAGACCGAATCTCGCTTTTAATGAATAACTTTCTCCTGCCAGTCGGCAACGCATCCCGTTCCTTCCTTGCCCTATTAATCACTCTTAAACGTGACAATTTATTAATGTAGAGTTAAGGATACATGCACGAGCAGTGAATCTGTTAACACGCAAGTGTAGCAGAGACagcaaataatcaaatgtcCCACTAGTATAATGTTAATTACTATGACATACTATACTAGGATATTAATAGTACCACCGGGATCACTGATACGTGAATCATATCTTAAAATCAACGTATTTAAATGTAGAGGATGTAAACCCCTCTCTTCTGCACTCCTTTCatgtcaaaataaattttaaacaaaaataatactcAAACTGGACACACCCGAGTAAACAAATAACGGCGATCGGATCGCcaatccagaaaaaaaacacatgtgcTGTGCATGCCGTGCCCTCCCGAGATCCAATCTCCTCGCGCCCCACCTTCCCCATTCTGCAGGCCGTATCATTCCACATGACATGAACAACTACTAGTAGTATGCATTTTCCTTGCTTGTATTGTTCCTCACAACTCCGAGGTCTACAATTAACTGCAATGTCTTCTTGCATTTGCCCATTTACATGTATCAATCAAGTGTCAATGTAGCAGTCCACGGTAACTACCGGCACAACACAAAGCGTTCGC
Encoded proteins:
- the LOC102702849 gene encoding uncharacterized protein LOC102702849 — its product is MYAETTGAFGFAAYSQPPPDAASCSIYTASASALPLGNMAQPSLVSEYDLGGEGDLFKAPEPIIEDPVLSLDPLAAAISMISGTENVMDETIDVADIGDIQNDPLLSEVLLYECEKELMEKSAIEETISELLDVKIPMLQVEEFPRQTEQVLGQVVLPVMENEKPSVPECSLQKSVSFGCLNSAEWVNGAARPNFLDFQGLDFETAFGLRRAYSEGDIQNLGANTPRPGNSANVQASCERFVTISDLKSEERKQKLSRYRKKKVKRNFGRKIKYACRKALADSQPRVRGRFAKIEENDVLKPRK
- the LOC102703123 gene encoding uncharacterized protein LOC102703123, which codes for MDDVYGRIEVFPQHFLPSRESMETAGGLSTSESNLDSPPSARRRSWTPKRVMGAASLLHLLSIPRIRWSTINEDDDKVQLTRAQVESLKTEIADAEERESQLKARLENIDEVLRYARLSGYLNIRSRWTQLPGEPPILDDADVDDWLPRFVVLQGQCVYYYLKSTDLSPQESTLLSDIVEVGQLPNFVPEDEKTRYAFYIMTSQGLKFECSSMSEIQVDSWVRALRGDCGLSYGAGGEGRSKSSKQEVGSCDPGGTINILIHCSCIKEAEEEGNRVADVSCRQPLRGHRHRRRRRGHTQPLYIISSSTTSTTTTPPSISGDRSIARHAGTLAPAAAAMSSSKLYQSACKAARSLLSAASPRSSVLAEGRNAALATLTNLGRKTVPTAYSYHNSGASTGPAGWLPTIAAIPAAVYMLQDQEAHAAEMERTFIAIKPDGVQRGLISEILSRFERKGFKLVAVKLVVPSKEFAQKHYHDLKDRPFFNGLCDFLSSGPVLAMVWEGEGVIKYGRKLIGATDPQKSEPGTIRGDLAVVVGRNIIHGSDGPETAKAEIALWFEPRELVSYTSNEEKWIYGVN